A genomic stretch from Rhinatrema bivittatum chromosome 9, aRhiBiv1.1, whole genome shotgun sequence includes:
- the LOC115099319 gene encoding tubulin alpha-1C chain-like, which yields MRECISVHVGQAGVQMGNACWELYCLEHRIQPDGIIPTEKAYGTEDSSFGTFFSETGSGKHVPRAVFIDLEETVIDEIRTGTYRTLFHPEQLITGKEDAANNYARGHYTIGKEIVDPVLDRIRKMADQCSGLQGFLVFHSFGGGTGSGFTSLLMEQLSVDYGKKSKLEFSVYPAPRISTAVVEPYNSILTTHTTLEHSDCAFMVDNEAIYDLCQRNLDIERPSYTNLNRLIAQIVSSITASLRFDGALNVDLTEFQTNLVPYPRIHFPLVTYSPIISAEKAYHEQLSVSEITNACFDFANQMVKCDPRRGKYMACCLLYRGDVVPKDVNAAIAAIKTKKSIQFVDWCPTGFKVGINYQPPTVVPGGDLAKVERAVCMLSNTTAIAEAWARLDHKFDLMYSKRAFVHWYVGEGMEEGEFSEAREDLAALEKDYEEVGRESAEGTDDDEEY from the exons ATG AGGGAGTGCATCTCTGTGCACGTTGGCCAGGCAGGGGTCCAGATGGGCAATGCCTGCTGGGAGCTGTACTGCCTGGAGCACAGAATCCAGCCGGATGGGATCATTCCCACTGAGAAGGCGTACGGCACAGAGGATTCCTCCTTTGGGACTTTCTTCAGTGAGACCGGATCGGGGAAGCACGTGCCCAGAGCTGTCTTCATAGACCTAGAGGAAACGGTCATTG ATGAGATCCGAACCGGGACCTACCGCACCCTCTTCCACCCAGAGCAGCTCATTACAGGCAAGGAAGACGCAGCCAACAACTATGCCAGGGGCCACTACACCATTGGGAAGGAAATAGTTGATCCGGTCTTGGACAGGATCCGTAAAATG GCTGATCAATGCAGTGGTCTTCAAGGTTTCCTGGTCTTCCACAGTTTTGGAGGAGGAACAGGCTCTGGGTTCACCTCCCTATTGATGGAACAACTTTCAGTAGACTATGGGAAGAAGTCCAAGCTGGAGTTCTCGGTATACCCGGCCCCAAGGATCTCCACGGCTGTGGTAGAACCCTACAATTCCATTCTGACCACTCACACGACTCTAGAACATTCAGACTGTGCATTCATGGTGGACAATGAGGCAATTTATGACCTTTGTCAACGTAACCTGGATATTGAGCGGCCCTCCTACACCAATCTGAACAGACTAATAGCACAGATAGTGTCGTCCATTACCGCTTCTCTCAGGTTTGATGGTGCCTTAAATGTTGACCTTACTGAATTCCAAACTAACTTGGTGCCGTATCCCAGAATCCACTTTCCTCTAGTCACTTACTCCCCAATTATCTCTGCAGAGAAGGCTTACCACGAGCAGCTATCTGTATCAGAAATCACTAATGCTTGCTTTGATTTCGCAAACCAGATGGTAAAATGTGACCCTAGACGTGGTAAGTACATGGCATGTTGCTTGCTATATCGTGGCGATGTGGTGCCCAAGGATGTCAATGCTGCTATAGCCGCAATTAAAACAAAGAAGTCTATCCAGTTTGTGGACTGGTGTCCCACTGGATTTAAGGTGGGCATAAACTACCAGCCTCCCACAGTGGTGCCGGGAGGAGACCTGGCTAAGGTCGAACGTGCAGTCTGCATGTTGAGCAATACCACGGCCATAGCTGAAGCCTGGGCACGGCTGGATCACAAGTTTGATCTGATGTACTCCAAAAGAGCCTTTGTGCACTGGTAcgtgggggagggaatggaggaggggGAGTTCTCTGAGGCTAGGGAAGACTTGGCCGCTCTGGAGAAGGATTATGAAGAAGTTGGGAGAGAGTCGGCAGAAGGCACAGATGATGATGAGGAATATTGA